From Amyelois transitella isolate CPQ chromosome 4, ilAmyTran1.1, whole genome shotgun sequence, one genomic window encodes:
- the LOC106138728 gene encoding uncharacterized protein LOC106138728 isoform X1, whose amino-acid sequence MSDVQEVTITLVGVKKNPGDQSNNMNASNNDGRGDDEQGDDFIEDNFVPPVRENNKFKGAGPGNFRNRHYQNAYGNYRGGYGPQGEFGPPMGPPPELGFGPMPRYGPGPNFPMGPNFGWGRGFGPDGPPTFRVENKVLRFLSRCGVAKENLRNLPRALLMLIEPTYCGLCGISLDTLSMSRMHYVSKNHLKNQRKWLSNQQMGGPGQFQQRKEPPVKSRDLYCELCDVHITSKSHADTHYAGKPHRAIVEGRKLAKNTFLLQRGMENRLEMLIRREKKHLKSEENGPKEETKSKAISPELYCDICKTSVTCSEQMTMHLNGKKHLTKEKQHILKMMTGQADNQPAAVEDEDMNENAEQEQEEGDEEVAENEEAGGEENQDFDWENGSGNWDEPAANNE is encoded by the exons ATGTCTGACGTCCAAGAAGTTACAATAACCTTGGTTGGTGTAAAGAAAAATCCGGGCG ACCAATCTAACAACATGAATGCGTCTAACAATGATGGCAGGGGTGATGATGAACAGGGTGATGATTTCATAGAAGATAATTTTGTTCCACCGGTCAGggaaaataacaaattcaaAGGAGCTGGGCCAGGAAACTTTAg AAATAGGCACTACCAGAATGCCTATGGAAATTATAGAGGAGGATATGGTCCGCAGGGAGAATTTGGTCCACCAATGGGACCACCACCAGAATTAGGTTTTGGCCCCATGCCACGTTATGGTCCTGGGCCTAATTTCCCTATGGGTCCTAACTTTGGGTGGGGCAGAGGCTTTGGACCAGATGGCCCTCCAACCTTCAgagttgaaaataaagttcttaGATTTCTTTCTA gatgCGGAGTTGCTAAAGAGAATTTGAGAAACTTGCCCAGAGCATTGTTGATGTTGATCGAGCCCACCTATTGTGGATTATGTGGAATAAGTCTGGATACTTTATCTATGT cACGAATGCATTATGTTTCGAAAAATCATCTGAAGAATCAAAGAAAGTGGCTCTCCAACCAACAAATGGGGGGGCCAGGGCAATTTCAGCAGCGTAAAGAG CCCCCCGTGAAGTCCCGCGACCTGTACTGCGAGCTGTGTGATGTCCACATCACATCTAAAAGTCATGCCGATACCCATTATGCAGGAAAACCCCATCGGgc TATCGTCGAGGGACGTAAACTAgccaaaaatacatttttactcCAACGCGGAATGGAGAATAGACT ggaGATGCTTATTCGTCGCGAGAAGAAACACCTGAAATCCGAAGAGAACGGGCCAAAGGAAGAAACCAAATCTAAGGCCATTTCGCCCGAACTATATTGCGACATTTgcaag ACGTCTGTGACGTGCTCTGAGCAAATGACGATGCACTTGAATGGAAAAAAACATCTGACTAAGGAAAAGCAGCACATATTGAAGATGATGACGGGCCAGGCCGACAACCAACCCGCCGCTGTTGAAG atgaaGACATGAATGAGAATGCAGAACAAGAACAGGAAGAAGGGGATGAAGAAGTGGCTGAAAATGAAG AAGCTGGTGGCGAGGAAAATCAAGATTTTGATTGGGAAAATGGTAGCGGCAATTGGGATGAACCTGCTGCTAATAATGAGTAG
- the LOC106138728 gene encoding uncharacterized protein LOC106138728 isoform X2 → MSDVQEVTITLVGVKKNPGDQSNNMNASNNDGRGDDEQGDDFIEDNFVPPVRENNKFKGAGPGNFRNRHYQNAYGNYRGGYGPQGEFGPPMGPPPELGFGPMPRYGPGPNFPMGPNFGWGRGFGPDGPPTFRVENKVLRFLSRCGVAKENLRNLPRALLMLIEPTYCGLCGISLDTLSMSRMHYVSKNHLKNQRKWLSNQQMGGPGQFQQRKEPPVKSRDLYCELCDVHITSKSHADTHYAGKPHRAIVEGRKLAKNTFLLQRGMENRLEMLIRREKKHLKSEENGPKEETKSKAISPELYCDICKTSVTCSEQMTMHLNGKKHLTKEKQHILKMMTGQADNQPAAVEDEDMNENAEQEQEEGDEEVAENEAGGEENQDFDWENGSGNWDEPAANNE, encoded by the exons ATGTCTGACGTCCAAGAAGTTACAATAACCTTGGTTGGTGTAAAGAAAAATCCGGGCG ACCAATCTAACAACATGAATGCGTCTAACAATGATGGCAGGGGTGATGATGAACAGGGTGATGATTTCATAGAAGATAATTTTGTTCCACCGGTCAGggaaaataacaaattcaaAGGAGCTGGGCCAGGAAACTTTAg AAATAGGCACTACCAGAATGCCTATGGAAATTATAGAGGAGGATATGGTCCGCAGGGAGAATTTGGTCCACCAATGGGACCACCACCAGAATTAGGTTTTGGCCCCATGCCACGTTATGGTCCTGGGCCTAATTTCCCTATGGGTCCTAACTTTGGGTGGGGCAGAGGCTTTGGACCAGATGGCCCTCCAACCTTCAgagttgaaaataaagttcttaGATTTCTTTCTA gatgCGGAGTTGCTAAAGAGAATTTGAGAAACTTGCCCAGAGCATTGTTGATGTTGATCGAGCCCACCTATTGTGGATTATGTGGAATAAGTCTGGATACTTTATCTATGT cACGAATGCATTATGTTTCGAAAAATCATCTGAAGAATCAAAGAAAGTGGCTCTCCAACCAACAAATGGGGGGGCCAGGGCAATTTCAGCAGCGTAAAGAG CCCCCCGTGAAGTCCCGCGACCTGTACTGCGAGCTGTGTGATGTCCACATCACATCTAAAAGTCATGCCGATACCCATTATGCAGGAAAACCCCATCGGgc TATCGTCGAGGGACGTAAACTAgccaaaaatacatttttactcCAACGCGGAATGGAGAATAGACT ggaGATGCTTATTCGTCGCGAGAAGAAACACCTGAAATCCGAAGAGAACGGGCCAAAGGAAGAAACCAAATCTAAGGCCATTTCGCCCGAACTATATTGCGACATTTgcaag ACGTCTGTGACGTGCTCTGAGCAAATGACGATGCACTTGAATGGAAAAAAACATCTGACTAAGGAAAAGCAGCACATATTGAAGATGATGACGGGCCAGGCCGACAACCAACCCGCCGCTGTTGAAG atgaaGACATGAATGAGAATGCAGAACAAGAACAGGAAGAAGGGGATGAAGAAGTGGCTGAAAATGAAG CTGGTGGCGAGGAAAATCAAGATTTTGATTGGGAAAATGGTAGCGGCAATTGGGATGAACCTGCTGCTAATAATGAGTAG
- the LOC106138728 gene encoding uncharacterized protein LOC106138728 isoform X3, with the protein MNASNNDGRGDDEQGDDFIEDNFVPPVRENNKFKGAGPGNFRNRHYQNAYGNYRGGYGPQGEFGPPMGPPPELGFGPMPRYGPGPNFPMGPNFGWGRGFGPDGPPTFRVENKVLRFLSRCGVAKENLRNLPRALLMLIEPTYCGLCGISLDTLSMSRMHYVSKNHLKNQRKWLSNQQMGGPGQFQQRKEPPVKSRDLYCELCDVHITSKSHADTHYAGKPHRAIVEGRKLAKNTFLLQRGMENRLEMLIRREKKHLKSEENGPKEETKSKAISPELYCDICKTSVTCSEQMTMHLNGKKHLTKEKQHILKMMTGQADNQPAAVEDEDMNENAEQEQEEGDEEVAENEEAGGEENQDFDWENGSGNWDEPAANNE; encoded by the exons ATGAATGCGTCTAACAATGATGGCAGGGGTGATGATGAACAGGGTGATGATTTCATAGAAGATAATTTTGTTCCACCGGTCAGggaaaataacaaattcaaAGGAGCTGGGCCAGGAAACTTTAg AAATAGGCACTACCAGAATGCCTATGGAAATTATAGAGGAGGATATGGTCCGCAGGGAGAATTTGGTCCACCAATGGGACCACCACCAGAATTAGGTTTTGGCCCCATGCCACGTTATGGTCCTGGGCCTAATTTCCCTATGGGTCCTAACTTTGGGTGGGGCAGAGGCTTTGGACCAGATGGCCCTCCAACCTTCAgagttgaaaataaagttcttaGATTTCTTTCTA gatgCGGAGTTGCTAAAGAGAATTTGAGAAACTTGCCCAGAGCATTGTTGATGTTGATCGAGCCCACCTATTGTGGATTATGTGGAATAAGTCTGGATACTTTATCTATGT cACGAATGCATTATGTTTCGAAAAATCATCTGAAGAATCAAAGAAAGTGGCTCTCCAACCAACAAATGGGGGGGCCAGGGCAATTTCAGCAGCGTAAAGAG CCCCCCGTGAAGTCCCGCGACCTGTACTGCGAGCTGTGTGATGTCCACATCACATCTAAAAGTCATGCCGATACCCATTATGCAGGAAAACCCCATCGGgc TATCGTCGAGGGACGTAAACTAgccaaaaatacatttttactcCAACGCGGAATGGAGAATAGACT ggaGATGCTTATTCGTCGCGAGAAGAAACACCTGAAATCCGAAGAGAACGGGCCAAAGGAAGAAACCAAATCTAAGGCCATTTCGCCCGAACTATATTGCGACATTTgcaag ACGTCTGTGACGTGCTCTGAGCAAATGACGATGCACTTGAATGGAAAAAAACATCTGACTAAGGAAAAGCAGCACATATTGAAGATGATGACGGGCCAGGCCGACAACCAACCCGCCGCTGTTGAAG atgaaGACATGAATGAGAATGCAGAACAAGAACAGGAAGAAGGGGATGAAGAAGTGGCTGAAAATGAAG AAGCTGGTGGCGAGGAAAATCAAGATTTTGATTGGGAAAATGGTAGCGGCAATTGGGATGAACCTGCTGCTAATAATGAGTAG